The Herminiimonas arsenitoxidans sequence CGACTTTTTGCTCATATTGCCGAATATGTTTTTGAGTTTGCGCGCGACTTGCTGCAATTTGGCATCGCCCTGCTTATCCTGTATCGGCTCACGCAAAGCTTTTTGCAAGGCAAATACACTTTGCGGACGCTCCAGCGGATCGATCATCAAACTCCAGCGTATCACCTTGATCAAATCGGAGGAATACACGCCTTCAAGCTTGCTGAAGTGGCCATCCATCTTGTCGTTGAGTTTGCGTTGATCAGCCGGTTGTGGTGGCGCACCGACCATACAGGCAAACATGGATGCACCTATGCTGTAGATATCAGTCCACGGACCAAGACTGCCGTTTTTGACGTACAGTTCAGGCGCAGCAAAACCCGGTGTGTACATCGGATACAGTTTAGGCAAATCCGATTGCAGTGTTTGGCGGGCCGCACCGAAATCCAGCAAGATAGGTGTACCATCCACGCGCAAATAAATATTCGCTGGTTTTAAATCCAGATGCAGTAATTTATTCGTATGAACTTCGCGCAAGCCGTTCATCACATGACTGAACATCTTGCGGATAAAGCGCTCGGATACCAGTGGCTTCTCGCCTTTGTCACGGCGGCGCAGAATGTGATCCTGCAGCGAGCGCCCAGACTCGTAGCCCATCACCATGTAGACGGTTTCATTGGCGCGGAAGAAATTGGTCACGCTCACCACATTCGGATGCGCGATACGCGCCAGTGCGCGACCTTCTTCAAAGAAGCATTTCAAACCAATGCGGAAGACTGGCAGATTTTCCGGGGAAATTGCCGGCACCAGCTCACCCGGCTGGCGCAGCGCCAACGAGCTAGGAAGGTATTCTTTAATGGCGACGGCATTGCCATCTTCGTCATAGGCCAGATAGACAATACTGAACCCGCCAGACGCAATCTTCTTTACAATGCGATATCCAGCGATTTCCAAGCCATCCGGCAACGGAGCATTGTTTTGCGCAGCCATGTCGTCCTATAAATAATGTCAAGAAACTTGGGTAATACAGCACGGC is a genomic window containing:
- a CDS encoding serine/threonine protein kinase produces the protein MAAQNNAPLPDGLEIAGYRIVKKIASGGFSIVYLAYDEDGNAVAIKEYLPSSLALRQPGELVPAISPENLPVFRIGLKCFFEEGRALARIAHPNVVSVTNFFRANETVYMVMGYESGRSLQDHILRRRDKGEKPLVSERFIRKMFSHVMNGLREVHTNKLLHLDLKPANIYLRVDGTPILLDFGAARQTLQSDLPKLYPMYTPGFAAPELYVKNGSLGPWTDIYSIGASMFACMVGAPPQPADQRKLNDKMDGHFSKLEGVYSSDLIKVIRWSLMIDPLERPQSVFALQKALREPIQDKQGDAKLQQVARKLKNIFGNMSKKSAHASTTIQEHTR